Proteins from a genomic interval of Ramlibacter algicola:
- a CDS encoding GNAT family N-acetyltransferase, with the protein MTPRPTLQTERLLLRPFVPADAADVQRLAGDVRIARGTAAVPHPYPDGAAEQWIASHESLAEAGRELVVAVTLRTSGELVGAASLLAISAVHARAELGYWIGTPYWSQGYATEAARALVDWGTRDLGLTRIVARCLAWNTASAAVLRKVGLEDEGRLVQHEIREGVPVDSLLFGLVLPGRA; encoded by the coding sequence ATGACACCGCGGCCGACGCTGCAGACCGAGCGGCTGCTGCTGCGGCCCTTCGTCCCCGCGGACGCCGCCGACGTGCAGCGGCTCGCGGGCGACGTGCGCATCGCGCGCGGCACCGCCGCTGTGCCGCATCCGTATCCCGACGGCGCCGCGGAGCAGTGGATCGCGTCCCACGAGTCGCTGGCTGAAGCGGGGCGCGAACTGGTGGTCGCCGTCACCTTGCGCACGTCCGGGGAGCTGGTCGGCGCCGCCAGCCTGCTGGCGATCTCCGCCGTGCATGCGCGCGCCGAGCTCGGGTACTGGATCGGCACGCCGTATTGGTCGCAGGGCTACGCCACCGAAGCGGCACGGGCCTTGGTCGACTGGGGCACGCGCGACCTGGGCCTCACGCGCATCGTCGCGCGCTGCCTCGCCTGGAACACCGCCTCCGCCGCGGTGCTGCGCAAGGTTGGCCTGGAGGACGAAGGCCGGCTCGTGCAGCACGAGATCCGCGAAGGCGTGCCCGTGGACTCCTTGTTGTTCGGGCTCGTGCTGCCCGGGCGCGCGTAG
- a CDS encoding methionine synthase: MFPTAIAGSLPKPGWLAETHKLWPQWKATGDALREAKADATLMWIKAQEDAGLDVVGDGEQSRQHFVHGFLEQVEGIDFEHKVKMGIRDNRYDAMVPQVVGPLRLKGRVHAFEAQLARAHTKKKLKFTMPGPMTIVDTVADKHYGDRVKLAMAFAELLNQEALALQADGVDIIQFDEPAFNVYMKDAAAWGVQALERAVQGLTCTTAVHICYGYGIEANNKWKETLGEEWRQYELVFPALARSSIHQVSLECYHSHVPPQLMKLLEGKDLMVGVIDVASEVVETPEQVADTIGKALQYVARERLIPCTNCGMAPMDREVALRKLQALAAGAALARERFA; this comes from the coding sequence ATGTTCCCCACCGCGATCGCCGGCAGCCTGCCCAAGCCCGGATGGCTGGCCGAGACCCACAAGCTGTGGCCGCAGTGGAAGGCCACGGGCGACGCGCTGCGCGAAGCCAAGGCCGACGCCACGCTGATGTGGATCAAGGCGCAGGAGGACGCGGGGCTGGACGTGGTGGGCGACGGCGAGCAGTCGCGCCAGCATTTCGTGCATGGGTTCCTGGAGCAGGTCGAGGGCATCGACTTCGAGCACAAGGTGAAGATGGGGATCCGCGACAACCGCTACGACGCGATGGTGCCGCAGGTGGTCGGTCCGCTGCGGCTGAAGGGCCGGGTGCACGCATTCGAGGCACAGCTCGCCCGCGCGCACACGAAGAAGAAGCTGAAGTTCACCATGCCGGGCCCGATGACCATCGTCGACACCGTGGCCGACAAGCACTACGGCGACCGCGTGAAGTTGGCGATGGCGTTCGCCGAATTGCTGAACCAGGAGGCGCTGGCGCTGCAGGCCGACGGCGTGGACATCATCCAGTTTGACGAACCGGCCTTCAACGTCTACATGAAAGACGCCGCCGCCTGGGGCGTGCAGGCGCTGGAGCGCGCCGTGCAGGGCCTGACCTGCACGACGGCCGTGCACATCTGCTACGGCTACGGGATCGAGGCGAACAACAAGTGGAAGGAAACGCTGGGCGAGGAGTGGCGCCAGTACGAGCTGGTGTTCCCCGCGCTTGCCCGCAGCAGCATCCACCAGGTGAGCCTGGAGTGCTACCACTCCCACGTGCCGCCGCAGCTGATGAAGCTGCTGGAGGGCAAGGACTTGATGGTCGGCGTGATCGACGTCGCCAGCGAGGTCGTCGAAACGCCGGAACAGGTCGCCGACACCATCGGCAAGGCGCTGCAGTACGTGGCGCGGGAGCGGCTGATCCCTTGCACGAACTGCGGCATGGCGCCGATGGACCGCGAGGTGGCCCTTCGCAAACTGCAAGCCTTGGCCGCTGGTGCTGCGCTCGCGCGGGAGCGCTTCGCTTGA
- a CDS encoding LLM class flavin-dependent oxidoreductase, which produces MPSTLRLSVLDQSVNRAGRPQDESIRHTVALAEHCERWGYHRFWLSEHHALPTLVGTAPEVLMAAVAARTQRIRIGSAGVMLPHYAPFKVAEQFRVLDALAPGRIDLGVGRAPGSDQRTARLLNPDLQASEDFPRQVLELKAWVTGEELPEGHPGRGIAALPVTSTAPQLWMLGSSAYGAQLAGHLGLPYAFAHFITDGEGCEQALDLYRSTFRPGVLQEPMAVVCLSALVAETDEEAWHQFKSRERARIDRRTGRFGPLLPPERAPRAYSEAEEVEARLLRERAIVGAPDDVAQRLHNLASRWKVDELTLVTWTWDPAAQRRSYELLAAACGLA; this is translated from the coding sequence ATGCCGTCGACACTTCGCCTGTCCGTGCTCGACCAGTCGGTGAATCGCGCCGGCCGACCGCAGGACGAATCCATCCGCCACACCGTGGCCCTCGCCGAACACTGCGAGCGCTGGGGCTACCACCGCTTCTGGCTCAGCGAACACCATGCCTTGCCCACACTGGTAGGCACCGCGCCGGAGGTGCTGATGGCCGCGGTCGCGGCCCGCACGCAACGCATCCGCATCGGCAGTGCCGGCGTCATGCTGCCGCACTACGCGCCGTTCAAGGTCGCCGAGCAGTTCCGCGTGCTCGATGCCCTGGCGCCTGGCCGCATCGACCTGGGCGTGGGCCGCGCGCCCGGTAGCGACCAGCGCACCGCGCGCCTGCTCAATCCCGACCTGCAGGCGTCCGAGGACTTCCCGCGGCAGGTGTTGGAACTCAAGGCGTGGGTGACCGGCGAGGAGTTGCCCGAGGGTCATCCAGGCCGCGGCATCGCGGCACTGCCGGTGACGTCGACGGCGCCGCAGCTGTGGATGCTGGGCAGCTCCGCGTATGGCGCGCAACTCGCCGGCCACCTGGGCTTGCCGTACGCGTTCGCGCACTTCATCACCGACGGTGAAGGCTGCGAGCAGGCGCTGGACCTGTACCGCTCCACGTTCCGGCCCGGCGTGCTGCAGGAGCCGATGGCCGTGGTCTGCCTGTCCGCGCTGGTCGCCGAGACCGACGAGGAAGCCTGGCACCAGTTCAAGAGCCGCGAGCGCGCGCGCATCGACCGCCGCACCGGCCGCTTCGGCCCGCTGCTGCCGCCCGAGCGGGCGCCGCGTGCGTACAGCGAAGCCGAGGAAGTGGAGGCGCGGCTGCTGCGCGAACGCGCCATCGTCGGCGCGCCGGACGACGTCGCGCAGCGCCTGCACAACCTCGCGTCCCGCTGGAAGGTGGACGAGCTCACGCTGGTCACCTGGACCTGGGACCCCGCGGCGCAGCGCCGCTCCTACGAATTGCTCGCCGCGGCCTGCGGCCTGGCCTGA
- a CDS encoding hybrid sensor histidine kinase/response regulator has product MLDEAERLKHFIASVSDYAIYMLSPEGTVVSWNLGAQRFKGYAPHEIIGQHFSRFYTDEDRAAGVPALALQTAREQGKFEAEGWRVRKDGTRFWASVVLDPIRDDEGELIGYTKITRDITDKKAAQDALRESEQRFRVLVQGVTDYAIYMLSPEGNITNWNSGARRIKGYADEEVIGSHFSRFYTEEDRAAGVPRRALAEAAEHGRFEAEGWRVRKDGTRFWAHVVVDPIRDEQGQLVGFAKVTRDITERREAAEQLERTREALFQAQKLDAIGKLTGGIAHDFNNLLNVITNGLSMLRHRSTEAETLRLVDSMEKAARRGASLTQQLLSFARQQPLKPEARDVGRLVMAFETVLRRAARSNVHFNVRVAPRLPAIMVDATQFETGLLNLVVNARDATPEGGTITISADVHELRDGELNNLPAGRYVVVSVQDTGTGMPPHVVAQAIEPFFTTKPPGKGTGLGLSQVYGLLQQSGGDLHIQSEVGKGTTVSMVFRALEESTSAVDAGHDELERVLVVDDQPEVLEMVAEIFRNLGFDVLTASDGRSALDLLERVDRKVDWLFSDVVMPGLNGVELARKVQASHPDVRIILVSGYAAPAGSLGDFEFLSKPFSVADVARKMRSMAR; this is encoded by the coding sequence TTGCTCGACGAAGCCGAACGCCTGAAGCACTTCATCGCCTCGGTCAGCGACTACGCCATCTACATGCTCTCCCCCGAGGGCACGGTGGTGAGCTGGAACCTGGGCGCGCAGCGCTTCAAGGGCTACGCGCCGCACGAGATCATCGGCCAGCACTTCTCGCGCTTCTACACCGACGAGGACCGTGCCGCCGGCGTTCCGGCCTTGGCGCTGCAGACCGCGCGCGAGCAGGGAAAGTTCGAGGCCGAGGGGTGGCGCGTGCGCAAGGACGGCACGCGCTTCTGGGCCAGCGTGGTGCTCGACCCGATCCGGGACGACGAGGGCGAGCTGATCGGCTACACCAAGATCACGCGCGACATCACGGACAAGAAAGCCGCGCAGGACGCGCTGCGGGAAAGCGAGCAGCGCTTCCGCGTCCTGGTGCAGGGCGTCACCGATTACGCGATCTACATGCTGTCCCCCGAGGGGAACATCACCAACTGGAACTCCGGCGCCCGCCGCATCAAGGGCTACGCCGACGAGGAGGTGATCGGCAGCCACTTCTCGCGCTTCTACACCGAGGAGGACCGCGCGGCCGGCGTGCCGCGGCGCGCGCTCGCGGAGGCGGCCGAGCACGGCCGCTTCGAGGCCGAGGGCTGGCGGGTCCGGAAGGACGGCACGCGGTTCTGGGCCCACGTGGTGGTCGACCCGATCCGCGACGAGCAGGGCCAGCTGGTCGGCTTCGCCAAGGTCACGCGCGACATCACCGAGCGCCGCGAGGCCGCCGAGCAGCTGGAGCGCACGCGCGAGGCGCTGTTCCAGGCGCAGAAGCTCGACGCGATCGGCAAGCTCACGGGCGGCATTGCGCACGACTTCAACAACCTGCTGAACGTGATCACCAACGGGCTGTCGATGCTGCGACATCGCAGCACCGAGGCCGAGACGCTGCGGCTGGTCGACAGCATGGAGAAGGCGGCCCGCCGCGGCGCATCGCTGACGCAGCAGCTCCTGAGCTTCGCGCGGCAGCAACCGCTCAAGCCGGAGGCGCGCGACGTCGGGCGGCTGGTCATGGCTTTCGAGACCGTGCTGCGGCGCGCGGCGCGCAGCAACGTGCACTTCAACGTTCGCGTCGCGCCACGGCTGCCGGCGATCATGGTCGACGCGACGCAGTTCGAGACCGGCCTGCTCAATCTCGTGGTCAACGCGCGCGACGCGACGCCGGAGGGCGGCACGATCACGATCTCGGCCGACGTCCACGAGCTGCGGGACGGCGAGCTCAACAACCTCCCGGCGGGCCGCTACGTGGTGGTCAGCGTGCAGGACACCGGCACCGGCATGCCGCCCCACGTCGTGGCGCAGGCCATCGAACCGTTCTTCACCACCAAGCCTCCCGGCAAGGGCACGGGCCTGGGCCTGAGCCAGGTGTACGGGCTCCTGCAGCAGTCCGGCGGCGACCTGCACATCCAGTCCGAGGTCGGGAAGGGGACGACCGTCTCCATGGTCTTCAGGGCGCTGGAGGAGTCGACCAGCGCCGTGGACGCCGGGCACGACGAGCTCGAACGCGTGCTGGTGGTCGACGACCAGCCCGAGGTGCTGGAGATGGTGGCCGAGATCTTCCGCAACCTGGGTTTCGACGTCCTCACCGCCAGCGACGGGCGCAGCGCGCTCGACCTGCTGGAACGCGTCGACCGGAAGGTGGACTGGCTGTTCAGCGACGTCGTGATGCCGGGACTCAATGGCGTGGAGCTGGCCCGCAAGGTGCAGGCGTCGCATCCCGACGTGCGCATCATCCTGGTGTCCGGCTACGCGGCGCCCGCGGGCAGCCTGGGCGACTTCGAGTTCCTGTCGAAGCCGTTCTCGGTGGCCGACGTGGCGCGGAAGATGCGGTCGATGGCTCGTTGA
- a CDS encoding NAD(P)/FAD-dependent oxidoreductase gives MAHPAGSAPRAQVVIIGCGFGGLEATKALCDAPVDITLVDRTNHHLFQPLLYQVATAGLSAPAIAAPVRHLFRKQANVTSLLAEVASIDPVQRVVHTTDDGTLPYDHLIVAAGATHSYFGRDEWARFAPGLKTLDDAFEIRRRVLLAFESAEKERDPQRRADWLTFVVIGGGPTGVEMAGTLAEIARQTLPGEFRRIDPAQARILLLEGSPRVLQAMPEDLSEKAARQLRKLGVEVRTGSRVTSIDAHGLDVTPAEGAPYRLASRCVIWAAGVAASPLGRRLAEATGAQVDRAGRVTVEPDLSLPGHPEISVVGDLAAARSHVPGKEPAPVPGVSPAAKQMGRAAATNIVRRLRGEPTEPFRYRDYGNLATIGRNAGVVDLTTPFGRVKFSGYPAWLFWLFAHVYFLIGFRNRIVVLFDWASAYWSRQRYARVVTDIEPAPTDG, from the coding sequence ATGGCACATCCGGCAGGTTCCGCGCCGCGCGCGCAGGTCGTCATCATCGGCTGCGGCTTCGGCGGGCTCGAGGCCACCAAGGCGCTGTGCGACGCGCCGGTGGACATCACGCTGGTCGACCGCACCAACCACCACCTGTTCCAGCCGCTGCTGTACCAGGTCGCGACGGCGGGCCTGTCCGCGCCCGCCATCGCGGCGCCCGTGCGGCACCTGTTCCGCAAGCAGGCCAACGTCACCAGCCTGCTGGCCGAGGTCGCATCGATCGACCCGGTGCAGCGCGTCGTGCACACCACCGACGACGGCACCCTGCCCTACGACCACCTCATCGTCGCCGCCGGCGCGACGCACAGCTACTTCGGCCGCGACGAGTGGGCCAGGTTCGCCCCCGGCCTGAAGACGCTGGACGACGCATTCGAGATCCGCCGCCGCGTGCTGCTGGCGTTCGAGAGCGCGGAGAAGGAACGTGATCCGCAACGGCGCGCCGACTGGCTCACCTTCGTCGTCATCGGTGGCGGGCCGACCGGGGTGGAGATGGCCGGCACGCTGGCGGAGATCGCGCGCCAGACGCTGCCCGGCGAATTCCGCCGCATCGATCCCGCCCAGGCCCGCATCCTGCTGCTCGAAGGCAGCCCGCGCGTGCTGCAGGCGATGCCCGAGGACCTGAGCGAGAAGGCCGCGCGCCAGCTGCGCAAGCTCGGCGTCGAAGTGCGCACCGGCTCGCGCGTCACCTCGATCGATGCGCACGGCCTGGACGTCACGCCGGCCGAAGGAGCACCGTACCGGCTGGCGAGCCGCTGCGTGATCTGGGCCGCGGGCGTGGCGGCATCGCCGCTGGGACGCCGACTTGCCGAGGCGACGGGTGCGCAGGTCGATCGCGCCGGCCGCGTGACGGTCGAACCCGACCTGTCGCTGCCCGGCCATCCCGAGATCAGCGTCGTCGGCGACCTGGCTGCCGCGCGCAGCCACGTGCCGGGCAAGGAACCGGCGCCGGTGCCGGGCGTGTCACCCGCGGCGAAGCAGATGGGCCGCGCCGCCGCGACGAACATCGTGCGGCGCCTGCGCGGCGAACCCACCGAGCCGTTCCGCTACCGCGACTACGGCAACCTCGCGACCATCGGCCGCAACGCCGGCGTCGTCGATCTCACCACGCCCTTCGGCCGCGTGAAGTTCAGCGGCTACCCGGCCTGGCTGTTCTGGCTGTTCGCGCACGTGTACTTCCTGATCGGCTTTCGCAACCGCATCGTCGTGCTGTTCGACTGGGCGTCGGCGTACTGGAGCCGGCAACGCTATGCGCGCGTGGTGACCGACATCGAGCCGGCCCCGACCGACGGCTGA
- a CDS encoding FKBP-type peptidyl-prolyl cis-trans isomerase, with product MTRLLPLLAAILVVACATPLAPPVTTPSGLVYQSLREGSGPSPAATDTVRVHYRGTLPDGKEFDSSYARKEPAEFPLNRVIRCWTEGVQMMKVGGKARLTCPASIAYGDRGAGGVIPPGATLLFDVELLAIQGR from the coding sequence ATGACCCGCCTGCTGCCCTTGCTCGCCGCCATCCTCGTCGTCGCCTGCGCGACTCCCCTCGCGCCGCCGGTGACCACCCCGTCCGGCCTCGTCTACCAGTCGCTGCGTGAAGGCTCCGGGCCGTCGCCCGCTGCCACCGACACCGTGCGCGTGCACTACCGCGGCACGCTGCCGGACGGCAAGGAATTCGACAGCTCGTATGCGCGCAAGGAGCCGGCCGAATTCCCGCTGAACCGCGTGATCAGGTGCTGGACCGAGGGCGTCCAGATGATGAAGGTGGGCGGCAAGGCGCGGCTCACGTGCCCCGCATCGATCGCCTACGGGGATCGCGGCGCGGGCGGCGTGATCCCGCCGGGCGCGACGCTGCTGTTCGACGTCGAACTGCTGGCGATCCAGGGCCGATGA